In Sebastes fasciatus isolate fSebFas1 chromosome 15, fSebFas1.pri, whole genome shotgun sequence, a genomic segment contains:
- the shda gene encoding src homology 2 domain containing transforming protein D, a — protein sequence MAKWLKDYLNFGARRDPPQPPRPDYSESEILRAYRAQKELDFEDPYQHSDKEHQNGGFSPCSATVSLPSFPAFGSVLPNGVEVKVVSPKHRLIKVDSQEFGCCKVPLSPVTVQEEPVVPSAPAASDTDTDYSDPFDVRPDPRGRPNWEPKSAPTDCCSYMEPFEAQRIISELQHSIMTNRSGSGDGGQLYDNPYEERTRHYHRAAPAAQQLTQRFEGGLLQIDSRESKLPQDDERPADEYDQPWEWKKDNISKALAVQFEGAERERSRAQTDQTRLTKTGTTAESTTLRLVGDTPPLLGERVDPSMPLERQVWYHGALSRSEAESLLTLCKESSYLVRNSQSCRNDYSLSLRSCKGFMHMKFTQSAEGRYVLGENSPPFTTIPEVIHFYTTHKLPIRGAEHMSLLYPVIVQTL from the exons ATGGCAAAGTGGCTGAAGGACTACCTAAACTTTGGCGCCAGGCGTGACCCTCCACAGCCCCCGAGGCCAGATTACAGCGAGAGTGAGATTCTGAGGGCCTACAGAGCTCAGAAGGAGCTAGATTTCGAGGACCCGTATCAACACTCTGATAAGGAGCATCAGAATGGTGGTTTCAGCCCCTGTAGTGCCACAGTGAGCCTTCCTTCTTTCCCTGCATTTGGTTCAGTGCTGCCTAATGGTGTGGAG GTGAAAGTGGTGTCTCCCAAGCACAGACTTATTAAAGTGGACTCTCAGGAGTTTGGCTGCTGTAAAGTCCCCCTGAGTCCTGTGACTGTTCAAGAGGAACCT GTGGTTCCTTCTGCCCCTGCCGCGTCGGACACTGACACAGACTACTCTGATCCATTTGATGTCCGTCCAGACCCCAGAGGCAGACCAAACTGGGAGCCCAAATCTGCACCAACAGATTGCTGCAGCTACATGGAGCCTTTTGAGGCCCAACGGATTATCTCAG AACTGCAGCACAGCATAATGACTAACAGGTCTGGGAGTGGAGATGGCGGCCAGTTGTACGATAACCCGTATGAGGAGAGGACTCGTCACTACCACCGAGCTGCTCCGGCAGCACAACAACTAACTCAGAGGTTTGAGGGCGGACTTCTCCAGATAGACAGCAGGGAGAGCAAGCTGCCTCAGGATGATGAGAGGCCGGCTGATGAATACGACCAACCTTGGGAGTGGAAGAAGGACAACATCTCTAAAGCTCTAGCAG TTCAGTTCGAAGGGGCAGAAAGGGAGCGCTCGCGAGCTCAGACAGATCAAACCAGACTCACCAAGACGGGCACAACAGCCGAGTCAACTACACTCCGTCTGGTTGGTgacactcctcctctccttggAGAGAGAGTGGATCCATCCATGCCACTGGAGAGACAAGT GTGGTACCATGGAGCCCTGAGCCGCTCGGAGGCAGAGAGTCTACTGACGCTGTGCAAGGAGAGCTCCTACCTGGTGAGGAACAGCCAAAGCTGCCGGAACGACTACTCGCTCTCACTCAG GAGCTGCAAGGGCTTCATGCATATGAAGTTCACTCAGTCTGCAGAGGGCCGCTACGTGCTCGGGGAGAACAGCCCTCCCTTCACCACTATCCCCGAGGTCATCCACTTCTACACTACACACAAGCTACCTATAAGAGGAGCTGAACATATGTCCCTACTGTATCCTGTCATAGTGCAGACCctctga